A genomic region of Pelodiscus sinensis isolate JC-2024 chromosome 1, ASM4963464v1, whole genome shotgun sequence contains the following coding sequences:
- the NTF3 gene encoding neurotrophin-3 isoform X1 has translation MVTPATILQVNKVMSILFYMIFLAYLRGIQSTNMDQRSLPEDSINSLIIKLIQADILKNKLSKQMVDIKENYQNTMQKAEAQQDIENVKSDFQPVISMDTELLRQQKRYNSPRVLLSDNTPLEPPPLYLMDDYIGNSVMVNRTSRRKRYAEHKSHRGEYSVCDSESLWVTDKSSAIDIRGHQVTVLGEIKTGNSPVKQYFYETRCKEAKPVKNGCRGIDDKHWNSQCKTSQTYVRALTSENNKLVGWRWIRIDTSCVCALSRKIGRT, from the coding sequence ATCTTACAGGTGAACAAGGTGATGTCCATCTTGTTTTATATGATATTTCTTGCTTATCTTCGTGGCATCCAATCTACCAACATGGATCAAAGGAGTTTGCCAGAAGATTCAATAAATTCTCTCATCATTAAACTCATTCAGGCAGACATTTTGAAAAACAAGCTCTCCAAGCAGATGGTAGATATTAAGGAAAACTATCAAAACACAATGCAGAAAGCAGAGGCTCAGCAGGACATTGAAAATGTGAAATCAGACTTCCAGCCCGTTATCTCAATGGATACAGAACTTTTAAGGCAACAGAAACGCTACAATTCTCCCCGCGTCCTTTTGAGTGACAACACCCCATTGGAACCTCCACCTTTGTATCTTATGGATGATTATATTGGGAATTCTGTAATGGTGAACAGAACCTCCAGAAGGAAAAGGTACGCAGAACATAAGAGCCACCGAGGGGAATATTCTGTATGTGACAGTGAAAGTTTATGGGTCACGGACAAATCATCTGCTATCGACATTAGAGGACACCAGGTCACTGTACTAGGAGAAATTAAAACAGGCAACTCTCCTGTCAAACAATATTTTTATGAAACGAGGTGTAAAGAAGCCAAACCAgtaaaaaatggctgccgtggCATTGATGATAAACACTGGAACTCCCAGTGCAAAACATCCCAAACCTATGTAAGAGCACTGACTTCAGAAAACAATAAACTGGTAGGCTGGAGATGGATAAGAATAGACACATCCTGTGTGTGTGCATTGTCAAGAAAAATAGGAAGAACATAA
- the NTF3 gene encoding neurotrophin-3 isoform X2, whose protein sequence is MSILFYMIFLAYLRGIQSTNMDQRSLPEDSINSLIIKLIQADILKNKLSKQMVDIKENYQNTMQKAEAQQDIENVKSDFQPVISMDTELLRQQKRYNSPRVLLSDNTPLEPPPLYLMDDYIGNSVMVNRTSRRKRYAEHKSHRGEYSVCDSESLWVTDKSSAIDIRGHQVTVLGEIKTGNSPVKQYFYETRCKEAKPVKNGCRGIDDKHWNSQCKTSQTYVRALTSENNKLVGWRWIRIDTSCVCALSRKIGRT, encoded by the coding sequence ATGTCCATCTTGTTTTATATGATATTTCTTGCTTATCTTCGTGGCATCCAATCTACCAACATGGATCAAAGGAGTTTGCCAGAAGATTCAATAAATTCTCTCATCATTAAACTCATTCAGGCAGACATTTTGAAAAACAAGCTCTCCAAGCAGATGGTAGATATTAAGGAAAACTATCAAAACACAATGCAGAAAGCAGAGGCTCAGCAGGACATTGAAAATGTGAAATCAGACTTCCAGCCCGTTATCTCAATGGATACAGAACTTTTAAGGCAACAGAAACGCTACAATTCTCCCCGCGTCCTTTTGAGTGACAACACCCCATTGGAACCTCCACCTTTGTATCTTATGGATGATTATATTGGGAATTCTGTAATGGTGAACAGAACCTCCAGAAGGAAAAGGTACGCAGAACATAAGAGCCACCGAGGGGAATATTCTGTATGTGACAGTGAAAGTTTATGGGTCACGGACAAATCATCTGCTATCGACATTAGAGGACACCAGGTCACTGTACTAGGAGAAATTAAAACAGGCAACTCTCCTGTCAAACAATATTTTTATGAAACGAGGTGTAAAGAAGCCAAACCAgtaaaaaatggctgccgtggCATTGATGATAAACACTGGAACTCCCAGTGCAAAACATCCCAAACCTATGTAAGAGCACTGACTTCAGAAAACAATAAACTGGTAGGCTGGAGATGGATAAGAATAGACACATCCTGTGTGTGTGCATTGTCAAGAAAAATAGGAAGAACATAA